In Kryptolebias marmoratus isolate JLee-2015 linkage group LG20, ASM164957v2, whole genome shotgun sequence, a genomic segment contains:
- the LOC119618057 gene encoding uncharacterized protein LOC119618057 yields MCYFNSFSLVLVFILVIMLSLHRLNIIKLPDVLILCWSFIEPFIPEPYDPKKASSISQIKPADPQPSCGLDGLVKRKRLADSVREKSFLLTPQTGPLPLYKVPLKEQHINITGCKYFTSGQESPKPNRTIMVSGATGAGKSTLINGMINYILGVQWEDSYRFKMVDEGQSTLQAHSQTSEVTVYKIYHQKGFKVDYSLTVVDTPGFGDVRGVDRDREITEQLRNLFSDKDGIGEIDAVCLVAQAFLTKLTKTQEYAFDSFLSIFGKDVAENIRILVTFADAQQPPVLEAINASGVSCPQTEDGLPVHFKFNNSALFADNTANKTFDQIVWNMGTESMRRFFESLNQIETIRLVMTSKVLKERQELESSVEDLQKQVKLGLAKFEKIRQTSKKLEENEEEIRKNANFEFYVIVTKPVAVDISQTGHFISNCEQCHVTCHFPCKIKNDDEKRGCFAMGQDGYCTVCPGRCFWNVHFNKNYRWEYQVFKEKQTLEELKEKYKKATGEKLTLQQLIDRLKADYKRVQDEVVRLMEKAVNCLNRLKEIALNRNPLSTPQYIHLLIEGEKQEGKPGWEQRVESLMKMKEHAELIAKVERGEELLAHQ; encoded by the coding sequence ATGTGTTATTTCAACTCGTTCTCGTTGGTTCTGGTCTTTATTCTGGTCATAATGCTGTCATTACACCGGCTCAACATCATCAAACTGCCAGATGTGTTAATATTATGTTGGAGCTTCATAGAGCCATTCATCCCAGAACCGTATGACCCAAAGAAAGCATCAAGCATTTCTCAGATAAAGCCAGCAGATCCCCAACCAAGCTGTGGTTTAGATGGGCTCGTTAAGAGGAAACGATTGGCTGATTCTGTCAGAGAGAAAAGCTTCCTGCTGACTCCACAAACAGGACCACTCCCTCTTTATAAAGTCCCACTCAAAGAACAACATATCAATATAACAGGATGCAAATATTTCACTTCTGGGCAAGAATCCCCAAAACCCAACCGCACCATCATGGTTTCAGGAGCCACCGGTGCTGGGAAGTCCACTCTGATCAACGGGATGATCAACTACATCCTGGGTGTTCAATGGGAGGACTCGTATCGCTTCAAGATGGTGGATGAGGGTCAGTCGACGTTACAGGCTCATAGTCAGACATCTGAGGTCACTGTGTACAAAATCTATCACCAGAAGGGTTTCAAAGTAGACTACTCTCTGACTGTTGTTGACACTCCAGGCTTCGGAGATGTCAGAGGTGTAGACCGGGACAGAGAGATCACCGAGCAGCTGCGTAATCTCTTCTCTGATAAGGACGGTATCGGTGAAATTGATGCTGTGTGTTTAGTCGCTCAggcttttttaacaaaactcacaAAGACACAGGAATATGCATTTGATTCGTTCCTCTCAATCTTTGGCAAAGATGTGGCAGAAAACATCAGGATTCTGGTGACGTTTGCAGACGCCCAGCAGCCCCCGGTTCTGGAAGCGATCAATGCTTCAGGCGTCTCGTGTCCTCAAACTGAAGACGGTCTGCCAGTTCACTTCAAGTTCAATAACTCGGCTCTGTTTGCAGACAACACGGCTAATAAAACCTTTGATCAGATCGTTTGGAACATGGGAACAGAAAGCATGAGGAGGTTTTTTGAATCTCTGAATCAGATAGAAACCATCAGGTTGGTCATGACCAGTAAGGTCCTGAAAGAAAGACAGGAGCTGGAGAGCTCAGTTGAGGACCTgcagaaacaagtcaaacttgGTTTGGCCAAGTTTGAGAAAATAAGGCAGACGAGTAAAAAACTTGAGGAGAATGAAGAAGAGATCAGAAAAAACGCAAACTTTGAGTTTTACGTCATTGTAACGAAACCTGTTGCAGTGGATATTTCTCAGACTGGGCACTTTATCAGCAACTGTGAGCAGTGTCATGTCACCTGCCACTTCCCCTGTAAGATCAAAAATGATGACGAAAAAAGAGGATGTTTTGCAATGGGACAGGATGGATACTGTACTGTGTGTCCAGGGAGGTGTTTCTGGAATGTACATTTCAATAAGAACTACAGATGGGAATATCaggtatttaaagaaaaacagacattagaagaactcaaagaaaaatataagaaaGCCACAGGAGAGAAGCtgactctgcagcagctgatcgACAGATTGAAGGCTGACTACAAACGAGTGCAGGATGAGGTGGTGAGGCTGATGGAGAAGGCTGTAAACTGTCTGAACAGACTGAAGGAGATCGCCCTGAACAGGAATCCTCTCTCCACGCCTCAGTACATCCACCTGCTGATTGAAGGAGAGAAGCAGGAGGGAAAACCAGGCTGGGAGCAACGAGTCGAGTctctgatgaagatgaaggaaCACGCAGAGCTAATCGCTAAagtggagagaggagaggagctctTGGCTCATCAGTGA
- the si:ch73-170d6.2 gene encoding uncharacterized protein si:ch73-170d6.2, producing the protein MSQSASPERFSDAVKIKSRQVEPKTGPLPVYVIPLEEEKFNITGCKYFSFGKDSPKQNRTIMVLGATGAGKSTLINGMINYILGVRWEDSYRFKLVDEGQDKSQAHSQTSEVTVYKLNHQDGFQVPFSLSIIDTPGFGDTRGIERDREIIEQLRNLFSSPHGVTEIDAVCFVAQASSARLTPTQKYVFDSILSIFGKDVAENIRILVTFADGQRPPVLEGINAADVPCPKTKGLPVHFKFNNSALFADNTAAAASSTNEDDEEENFDEMFWNMGTKSMKRFFSALNQTETKSLTLTKEVLRERRQLEISVEGLQRQVELGLAKMEEIRQTRQTIQDHEAEIKRNENFEFCVDVIKPKQIDISGSGNYLTICQHCQVTCHYPCQIANDADIRGCGAMDDDGYCTVCPRKCCWDVHHNQKYRLEYETVREKQTIGELKEKYEKASGEKLTVEGLMNELQLEYQSMEVEVGRLMEKSAKCLNRLKEIALKPNPLSTPECIDLLIEGEKQEGKPGWKNRVEALMKMRNDAELMAKVEKGEKPLAQQ; encoded by the coding sequence ATGAGCCAATCAGCCAGCCCTGAAAGGTTTTCTGACGCTGTTAAAATCAAAAGCCGGCAGGTGGAACCAAAGACAGGGCCTCTCCCTGTTTATGTAATTCCCCTGGAGGAAGAAAAATTTAATATAACAGGATgcaaatatttcagttttgggAAAGATTCCCCAAAACAGAACCGCACCATCATGGTTCTTGGAGCCACCGGTGCTGGGAAGTCCACTCTGATCAACGGGATGATCAACTACATCCTGGGTGTTCGGTGGGAGGACTCGTATCGCTTCAAGCTGGTGGATGAAGGTCAGGATAAATCACAGGCTCACAGTCAGACATCTGAGGTCACTGTGTACAAACTCAACCACCAGGACGGGTTTCAGGTCCCATTCTCTCTGAGCATCATTGACACTCCAGGCTTCGGAGACACCAGAGGAATAGAACGAGACCGAGAGATCATTGAGCAGCTGCGTAATCTCTTCTCCTCTCCGCACGGCGTCACTGAAATTGATGCTGTGTGTTTTGTAGCTCAGGCCTCTTCAGCTCGACTCACACCAACACAGAAATATGTGTTTGATTCAATTCTCTCAATCTTTGGCAAAGATGTGGCAGAAAACATCAGGATTCTGGTGACGTTTGCAGACGGTCAGAGACCTCCGGTTCTGGAAGGAATCAATGCTGCAGATGTCCCATGTCCTAAAACCAAAGGGCTGCCCGTCCACTTCAAGTTCAACAATTCAGCTCTGTTTGCAGacaacacagctgctgcagcaagCAGCACaaatgaagatgatgaggaagaaaactttgatgagatgttttggaACATGGGGACAAAGAGCATGAagaggtttttttctgctctgaaccaaacagaaaccaaaagtttGACTCTGACAAAGGAGGTCCTGAGAGAGAGACGGCAGCTGGAGATTTCAGTCGAAGGTCTGCAGAGGCAGGTTGAACTGGGTTTAGCCAAAATGGAAGAGATAAGACAGACGAGGCAGACAATTCAAGATCATGAAGcagagataaaaagaaatgagaactTTGAGTTTTGTGTTGATGTCATAAAGCCCAAACAAATAGATATTTCTGGTTCTGGAAACTACCTCACCATTTGTCAGCACTGTCAAGTCACCTGTCACTACCCCTGTCAGATAGCAAATGATGCTGATATAAGAGGATGTGGAGCAATGGATGATGATGGATACTGTACTGTGTGTCCACGGAAATGTTGTTGGGATGTACATCATAATCAGAAGTACAGATTGGAATATGAAactgtcagagaaaaacaaacaataggcgagttgaaagaaaaatatgagaaaGCCTCAGGAGAGAAGCTGACTGTTGAGGGTTTGATGAACGAACTACAGCTTGAATATCAAAGTATGGAGGTTGAGGTGGGGAGACTGATGGAAAAGTCTGCAAAGTGTCTGAACAGACTGAAAGAGATCGCCCTGAAGCCAAATCCCCTCTCCACCCCTGAGTGCATCGACCTGCTGATTGAAGGAGAGAAACAGGAGGGAAAACCAGGCTGGAAGAACCGAGTCGAGGCTCTGATGAAGATGAGAAACGATGCAGAGTTAATGGCAAAAGTAGAGAAAGGAGAGAAGCCCCTGGCTCAACAATAA
- the LOC112449920 gene encoding uncharacterized protein LOC112449920 has protein sequence MTHFFKKSWNLIKSFTASQPNDEVSEVDKRKRLADSVKDKSSLLTPQTGPLPLYKVPLEEQHINITGCKYFKFGKDSPKQNRTIMVLGATGAGKSTLINGMINYILGVRWEDSYRFKLVDEGQLTSQAHSQTSEVTVYKLNHQDGFQVPFSLSIIDTPGFGDTRGIERDREIIEQLRNLFSSPHGVTEIDAVCFVAQASLARLTPSQKYVFDSILSIFGKDVAENIRILVTFADGQRPPVLEAIRVSGVPCPKSDDGFPVHFKFNNSALFADNKAAASSTTGLNDDENFDQMFWNMGTKSMKRFFVALNLIKTKSLTLTNEVLKERKQLENSVENLQKQVKLGLAKLEEIKETSEKLKEHEAEISRNENFEFFVTVTKPFHEDISGSGYITNCQTCHFTCHYPCGIADDRQKMRCCAMTDGVCRECPGKCNWNTHFNQKYKWEYKEVKEKQTAKKLKENFEKASGEKLTVEGLIDKLKAEYVDMQNEVVKLIEKSSKCLNRLKEIALKPNPLSTPEYIDLLIEGEKQEGKPGWKKRVEALMKMKEKAELMAEVMAKVEKGETLIQQPYSDLQQDHLPETEEKGICSDIKQDKTQNNTSQNQQETTIQVQNVAESQTETIEAKTDSRRNQTKISKNTKKDEVLTDSQQSQQNISKNSDRDQTEPENEENFDSDQDQTEPEDEEDIDSDQTEPDDEEDIDSDQTEPDDEGNIDSDSDQTKLEDEGNIDSDSDSDQPAAAVKETKTD, from the coding sequence ATgactcatttctttaaaaaaagttggaatCTTATCAAATCTTTTACTGCTTCACAGCCAAACGATGAGGTTTCAGAAGTTGATAAGAGGAAACGATTGGCTGATTCTGTCAAAGATAAAAGCTCCCTGCTGACTCCACAAACAGGACCACTCCCTCTTTATAAAGTCCCACTCGAAGAACAACATATCAATATAACAGGatgcaaatatttcaaatttggGAAAGATTCCCCAAAACAGAACCGCACCATCATGGTTCTTGGAGCCACCGGTGCTGGGAAGTCCACTCTGATCAACGGGATGATCAACTACATCCTGGGTGTTCGGTGGGAGGACTCGTATCGCTTCAAGCTGGTGGATGAAGGTCAGCTGACATCACAGGCTCACAGTCAGACATCTGAGGTCACTGTGTACAAACTCAACCACCAGGACGGGTTTCAGGTCCCATTCTCTCTGAGCATCATTGACACTCCAGGCTTCGGAGACACCAGAGGAATAGAACGAGACCGAGAGATCATCGAGCAGCTGCGTAATCTCTTCTCCTCTCCGCACGGCGTCACTGAAATTGATGCTGTGTGTTTTGTAGCTCAGGCCTCTTTAGCTCGACTCACACCATCACAGAAATATGTGTTTGATTCAATTCTCTCAATCTTTGGCAAAGATGTGGCAGAAAACATCAGGATTCTGGTGACGTTTGCAGACGGTCAGAGACCTCCGGTTCTGGAAGCGATCAGAGTTTCAGGCGTCCCATGTCCTAAAAGTGACGATGGTTTTCCAGTTCACTTCAAGTTCAATAATTCAGCTCTGTTTGCAGACAACAAAGCTGCAGCAAGCAGCACGACTGGGCTTAATGATGATGAAAACTTTGACCAAATGTTCTGGAACATGGGGACAAAGAGCATGAAGAGATTTTTTGTTGCTCTAAATCTCATAAAAACCAAAAGCTTGACTCTGACCAATGAAGTCCTCAAAGAACGAAAGCAGCTGGAGAACTCGGTTGAGAATTTGCAGAAGCAGGTTAAACTTGGTTTAGCCAAACTGGAAGAGATCAAAGAAACGAGTGAGAAGCTTAAAGAGCATGAAGCAGAGATCAGCAGAAATGAGAACTTTGAGTTTTTTGTGACCGTGACGAAGCCCTTTCATGAGGATATCTCTGGCAGTGGTTACATCACCAACTGTCAAACCTGTCATTTTACCTGTCATTACCCATGTGGAATAGCAGATGATCGTCAAAAAATGCGCTGCTGTGCAATGACAGACGGAGTCTGCAGAGAGTGCCCTGGCAAATGTAACTGGAATACACATTTTAACCAAAAGTACAAGTGGGAATATaaagaagttaaagaaaaacaaacagcgaaaaagctgaaagaaaactttGAGAAAGCCTCAGGAGAGAAGCTGACCGTTGAGGGTCTGATTGACAAACTGAAGGCTGAGTATGTTGATATGCAGAATGAGGTGGTGAAATTGATAGAGAAGTCCAGTAAGTGTCTGAACCGACTGAAAGAGATCGCCCTGAAGCCAAATCCTCTCTCCACCCCTGAGTACATCGACCTGCTGATTGAAGGAGAGAAACAGGAGGGAAAACCAGGCTGGAAGAAACGAGTCGAGGctctgatgaagatgaaggaaAAAGCAGAGTTAATGGCAGAGGTAATGgctaaagtagaaaaaggagAAACGTTGATCCAGCAACCCTATTCTGACCTCCAGCAGGATCATCTACCAGAGACAGAGGAGAAAGGAATCTGCAGCGACATTAAACaggacaaaacacaaaataataccAGTCAGAACCAACAGGAGACGACGATTCAAGTTCAAAATGTGGCAGAAAGTCAGACAGAAACCATCGAGGCAAAAACTGATTCCAGACGAAACCAAACTAAGATcagtaaaaacaccaagaaagaCGAGGTGCTGACTGATTCTCAGCAAAGCCAACAGAACATCAGCAAGAACTCGGACCGAGACCAAACAGAACCTGAAAACGAAGAAAACTTTGACTCAGACCAAGACCAAACAGAACCGGAAGATGAGGAAGACATTGACTCGGACCAAACAGAACCGGATGATGAGGAAGACATTGACTCGGACCAAACAGAACCAGATGATGAGGGAAACATTGACTCAGACTCAGACCAAACAAAACTGGAAGATGAGGGAAACATTGACTCGGACTCGGACTCGGAccaacctgcagcagctgtcaaAGAGACGAAGACTGACTGA
- the LOC108250797 gene encoding uncharacterized protein LOC108250797 translates to MDSEGSRMMEVAALGRPFSLGMLYDCRQDSLIPGFTLWDCDDLEKEKRQRPQPNSNFEIIASESIEDKSSALDVGASLKASFLGGLVKVEGSAKYLNDQRRSKNQARITLKYKASTRFEELSMSHLGRGNVKHPYVFEKGIATHVVTGILYGAQAFFVFDQEMSENESHQDIQGNLKVMIEKIPCLSIEGEGSLKMEDKDTEKIKKFSCKFYGDFLPEKPPTTFQDAVKVYQSLPTLLGTNGENAVPMMVWLLPLTNLDSSAAKLVREISIGLVQEVQSVLEDLSELEMRCNDALTKKTTQQFPQLKKKLKRFKEMCCEFKLAFQQKLVKKLPSIRGGGEEEFELAEILKKRHSSPFSSRNLNEWMDCKEREICILKSYTSMMKNTKIIPSPNSFHEEVLSVKHVVCLVFTSLGSEEPYLSALSNYLKGGTNEAESQDSRTYDVEKEQWYLSNKVPDEMRKQVKLFSDFAEANQEKKNIKFLTVALTDEEHKGSSIYLYKDGFTVSENFEPPSEPESVTAADRNHNSVTLKISPPRFGAENITSYSVEFCVRGEDGWNQKTEPNSGEVTVRDLSPNTEYVFRCRAGTSAGVGPAFRVSDPIKTLPCSPPGKLQAESNSSEISVCWEKPAELGLEVQILSYIVEYTETTSDSKVKDLQWNQTRSRGEKVIISGLQSETKYAVRVICDCGGDGRSKESMTANVRTTKRDFERLAEYLKHISKKINSSIPAVYTLPLTEDELDIDGCRRYIFGRKTLRQNRTIMLLGATGSGKSTLINGMINYIVGIEWNDDFRFKLVNEDLSKSQAHSQTSEVSVYQLYHQDGFRVPFSLTVVDTPGFGDTRGITRDKEITEQIRRLFTSADGVTQIDAVCFVTQASLARLTATQKYVFDSVLSIFGKDVAENIEMLVTFSDGKQPPVLEAINVSGVPCPKNELGFPVHFKFNNSALFADNGCLKNSTCNEDDDDDESFDEMFWKMGTKSMEKFFTALGNITTKSLLMTREVLKERKQLETAIEGLQPQVRVGLAKLNEIKTTKEKIKEHEAVITSNENFEIEVDIIKAIQKPLTEKGVYITNCQKCSVTCHYPCAIANDNKKAGCASMDFKGMCTVCPGKCIWNVHFNQTYKWEYVPVKEKTTVQELKSKYEKATKAKLTTQQLVEKQEEEIANLQDFVLSLIDQSACSITRLQEIALRPNPLTAPEYIDMMIEGEKSEAREGFQARIQSLEEVKERATLISKVSQRDRLLKSEEQLAEERQENKEKKSAFKKFTSWIGLG, encoded by the exons ATGGACTCTGAAGGCAGCAGAATGATGGAGGTCGCAGCTCTTGGCCGACCGTTCAGCCTTGGGATGCTGTACGACTGCCGCCAGGACTCACTCATTCCTG GATTCACCCTTTGGGACTGTGATgacctggaaaaagaaaaaagacaacgACCACAACCTAACAGTAACTTTGAGATAATTGCATCTGAATCAATTGAGGATAAATCTTCAGCTCTGGATGTTGGAGCCTCTCTGAAAGCTAGTTTTTTAGGTGGACTAGTTAAAGTTGAAGGCTCAGCAAAATACCTGAATGATCAGAGAAGGTCTAAAAATCAGGCCAGAATAACACTGAAGTACAAAGCTTCCACAAGGTTTGAGGAACTGTCGATGAGTCACCTTGGAAGAGGGAACGTGAAGCATCCATACGTTTTTGAAAAAGGCATAGCAACACACGTAGTGACAGGTATTCTTTATGGAGCTCAggccttttttgtctttgaccAAGAGATGTCTGAAAATGAAAGCCATCAGGACATTCAGGGTAACTTGAAAGTGATGATTGAGAAGATTCCCTGCCTCTCTATAGAAGGTGAAGGCTCTTTAAAAATGGAAGACAAGGACactgagaaaattaaaaaattctcCTGCAAATTTTATGGCGACTTTCtccctgaaaaacctccaacaaCCTTTCAGGATGCAGTCAAAGTCTACCAAAGCCTGCCCACTCTGCTGGGAACCAACGGGGAAAATGCAGTACCAATGATGGTTTGGTTGTTACCGCTGACAAATCTAGATTCTTCTGCAGCCAAACTTGTCCGTGAGATAAGCATCGGCTTAGTTCAAGAGGTACAGAGTGTCTTGGAGGACTTGAGTGAGCTGGAAATGAGGTGTAATGATGCACTGACAAAGAAGACTACACAGCAGTTTCCACAACTGAAGAAAAAACTTAAacgttttaaagaaatgtgctGTGAGTTCAAGCTGGCATTCCAACAAAAATTAGTTAAGAAACTTCCATCAatccgaggaggaggagaagaagagttTGAGCTCGCAGAGATCCTGAAGAAGAGGCATTCTTCccctttcagcagcagaaacctGAACGAGTGGATGGACTGCAAAGAGAGAGAAATCTGTATCCTAAAATCTTACACCAGTAtgatgaaaaacaccaaaatcatCCCATCTCCAAACAGCTTCCACGAGGAAGTTCTCAGTGTAAAGCATGTTGTCTGTCTTGTCTTCACCTCCCTGGGAAGTGAAGAACCGTACCTCTCTGCTTTATCAAACTACCTGAAAGGAGGAACCAATGAAGCTGAAAGTCAAGATTCACGCACTTATGATGTAGAAAAGGAACAGTGGTACCTCTCAAACAAAGTACCAGATGAGATGAGAAAACAGGTGAAGCTCTTCAGTGATTTTGCAGAAGCCAACCAGGAGAAGAAGAACATCAAGTTCCTGACAGTGGCTTTAACTGATGAGGAACACAAAGGTTCCAGCATCTACCTTTATAAAGACGGCTTCACTGTCAGTGAGAACTTTGAGCCTCCTTCAGAACCTGAATCTGTGacagcagctgacaggaacCACAACAGCGTGACTCTGAAGATCTCTCCTCCCAGGTTCGGAGCGGAGAACATCACCTCCTACTCTGTGGAGTTCTGTGTCCGtggagaagatggatggaacCAGAAGACTGAACCAAACTCTGGAGAGGTGACAGTGAGGGACCTGAGTCCAAAcacagagtatgtgttcagGTGCAGAGCGGGGACCTCAGCAGGCGTCGGACCGGCCTTTAGAGTCAGTGATCCCATTAAAACTTTACCCTGCAGCCCTCCTGGAAAACTCCAGGCTGAATCAAACTCATCTGAGATCTCAGTCTGCTGGGAGAAACCTGCGGAGCTCGGACTGGAGGTCCAGATTTTGAGCTACATTGTGGAATACACAGAAACAACCAGTGATTCAAAAGTGAAAGACCTCCAATGGAACCAAACAAGGTCAAGAGGTGAGAAGGTGATAATTTCAGGTCTTCAGTCAGAGACCAAATATGCAGTCAGGGTCATCTGTGACTGCGGTGGAGATGGAAGAAGCAAGGAAAGCATGACTGCTAATGTCAGAACTACAAAACGTGATTTTGAACGTCTTGCTGAATATCTCAAACatattagcaaaaaaataaactcttccATCCCTGCAGTTTACACACTGCCTCTCACAGAGGATGAGCTGGACATAGATGGCTGCCGGAGGTACATATTTGGTAGAAAAACTCTGAGGCAGAACCGCACCATCATGCTTCTTGGAGCGACTGGATCAGGAAAGTCAACTCTTATCAACGGCATGATCAACTATATTGTTGGCATTGAGTGGAACGATgatttcagatttaaattagTTAACGAAGATTTGTCGAAATCCCAGGCTCACAGTCAGACCTCTGAAGTCAGTGTGTACCAACTGTACCACCAGGATGGGTTTAGAGTACCGTTCTCTCTGACTGTTGTGGATACACCAGGCTTTGGAGACACCAGAGGAATAACCAGAGACAAGGAGATCACAGAACAGATCCGGAGGCTTTTCACCTCTGCTGACGGCGTCACTCAGATTGATGCAGTGTGTTTTGTTACTCAGGCCTCTCTTGCACGACTAACAGCGACACAGAAGTATGTGTTTGACTCGGTGCTCTCCATATTTGGCAAAGACGTGGCAGAAAACATTGAGATGTTGGTGACATTTTCTGATGGGAAGCAGCCACCGGTTCTTGAGGCAATAAATGTCTCAGGGGTTCCATGCCCCAAAAATGAGTTGGGCTTTCCGGTTCATTTCAAGTTTAACAACTCAGCTCTGTTTGCAGACAATGGATGCCTCAAGAACAGCACCTGCAATGaggatgacgatgatgatgaaagctttgatgaaatgttttggAAGATGGGGACCAAAAGCATGGAGAAGTTCTTCACTGCTTTGGGTAATATAACAACTAAAAGTTTGCTGATGACCCGGGAAGTTTTAAAAGAACGAAAGCAGCTTGAAACAGCCATCGAAGGTTTGCAGCCACAAGTGAGAGTCGGGTTAGCAAAACTCAATGAAATAAAGACAACCAAAGAGAAGATCAAGGAGCACGAAGCCGTCATAACTTCCAATGAAAACTTTGAGATAGAGGTAGATATCATTAAGGCAATCCAAAAGCCTCTCACTGAGAAGGGAGTGTACATCACCAACTGTCAGAAATGTTCAGTAACATGCCACTACCCATGTGCCATAGCAAACGATAATAAGAAAGCTGGCTGTGCATCAATGGATTTCAAAGGAATGTGCACGGTTTGCCCTGGAAAATGCATCTGGAATGTGCATTTTAACCAGACATACAAGTGGGAGTATGTTCCAGTTAAAGAGAAGACGACAGTGCAGGAGCTGAAAAGCAAATATGAAAAAGCTACAAAGGCAAAGTTGACTACTCAACAGCTGGTTGAGAAGCAAGAGGAAGAGATCGCTAATCTTCAAGACTTCGTGTTGTCTCTGATCGATCAGTCCGCCTGCAGCATCACTCGTCTGCAGGAGATCGCCCTGAGGCCCAACCCTCTGACTGCTCCAGAATACATCGACATGATGATCGAAGGAGAGAAATCAGAGGCCAGGGAGGGTTTCCAAGCCCGAATCCAGTCTTTGGAGGAAGTGAAGGAGAGGGCAACGCTCATCTCCAAAGTTTCCCAACGTGACAGACTCCTAAAGTCAGAGGAGCAACTGGCTGAAGAAAGACAGgagaataaagaaaagaaaagtgctttCAAGAAATTTACAAGCTGGATTGGACTGGGATGA